The stretch of DNA AACAAAGATTCACGAGGAGAAACACGATGATGAACAATGTTTTTGCACGTTTCCAGTTCATGCCTGCTTCAACTCCCCATCATCATATTCGTACCACTCATTATCATATTTGACATACCATGTCGGTATAAACTGGCTTCCCTCTTGAATTTCAATCGTTTCTTCTTCACCTTTAAGCGGGCTCATACGATAACCTACGACCATCTGACTGACTTTTGAAAAATCCAACGTACTCTGACTCGCTAGGGCGGCACGTACCTCTTCGGCATCTGGTAACGCTTCTGGTTTTTCGCCGTTATCAATCGTTACATTCGTTTTCAACAATCCTCGACTGTATTCATATAAGCCACGTTCGCCCCATATGACACGAATTTCGTTCAATTGATTCGGATAAAAAATCGGTCGTCCATTGAGGAACATTTGATAAGTGAGCTCCCCTTGATCACGATCCGCTCTGAACAAACGAAAATCATCGGTAAAACCCCCATGTTTATTAATAAAATCAAAAGCTCTTGGCAGGCTCACATTCATATTACGTGTGCTGTGCTCATCTTCTGACAAATTGGTATAATCGTATGTTTCACGGTTCGCGTTGTAGTTGACCACGCCGGTGTTGTTATTATACGTGGTGTTCCCACTATTCGTCGTCCGCACAATCGGCGTATTATCAAATAATATCGCATTTAAATCTTCCACATTAATTCGATTAAAAATTGTACGATAGGACTTCAAATCTTTCGACTTTTTCAACGTATATAAGTACGTGGCTTTATTAATTGCACGACGATTTGTCACAATGTCGGTGTATGGTTCGAAACCTTTCATTTTTTGGATACGTTCTTGAATATTTTGCGCACTCAAATTCGTCACTAATTTAATGGCGCGTTGATGATTCGATTGCATCGCATATAACACAATATGTTGTGTGTTGTCTAAATCTAAAATAAGGCGATCGAAGTTGAAGTTGGTCGGTACTTTAGCAGGCATTTCAATGACATCATTTAAATACATAGACAGCGGGATGTCTGTCGGGTAGTCTAAAACAAGAAAATGATTGCTTAAATGACGCAATAAGACGACTTCATCATTTTGTATATCTTCTACTTCAGTAATACGATGTTTTTGAAATGCCGTCATCATGACGTTGACCTCTTTACCGGCCGGTTTTCCTTTAATATGTTCATTATCCACTTCTACCAATTGTAATGGTGTAATCACCTGATTCAACGATTTATCGTAACGCGTTCCAATCGCTTCCGTATCCTCTTTCGTATGCGTACTATCTGCATCGGTTAAATCAGGTGAAAAGTTCCAAATCATGACTGTGAGGACAATACTCAATAAGACAAGCAGTGCTAAGATGATAGACTTAATCAGTTCTCTAGTTCGCATCCCAGTCACCTTCCTCGATTTTTTCACAAGGGAGTGTGATGAAAATTGCTGTACCTTGACCTTCTACACTGTTCGCCCAAATACGTCCATGATGCGCCTCCACAATTTCTTTTGAGATTGCAAGGCCAAGACCTGTACCTCCCATTTTTCTCGTACGTGCTTTATCCACACGGAAAAAACGGTCGAATATTTTACTCACTTGATTAATCGGAATCCCAATCCCATTATCTTTAATTCGAATGGTTAAACGGCTATGCACAGGGTTGTGTTTCACGTGGAACTCCACGCGTTTTTCTCCCCGCGAATATTTCATCGCGTTCGTGATGACATTGTCGAATACTTGTGTCATTTTATCTGGATCAACCTCTGTAAAAATCGTCTCTCTCGGAATATCACGTACAAATATCGTATCTTTCGCAGCCATCTCATGTCGATTAATCATTTTATTGATAAACATATTAAAATCAATAATCTCTTTCGTAATCGGCTCAGATTTATTATCCATTTTAGAAAGATGTAATAAATCATTCACCAGACGAATCATTCGCTCGGTCTCTTCACGTGTCACCGTTAAAAATTGAGGTGCAATCGATTCATCACGCCATGCCCCTTCTTCCAATGCTTCAATATAGCTGTTCATCGATGTCAATGGCGTACGGAGTTCATGAGACACATTCGCCACAAACTCTCGACGTTCACGTTCGATTTGTTGTTGTTCTGTGACATCATGTAAAACGGCAATATACCCTGTCACAAAACCCGTTGCTTGCACAATCGTACTAAAATTCACACGTGCAATGATCCCTTCTTCTTCATTGATATCAAGCAATACACTTTCGTTATTTTCATTCAATTCCTCTAAAGAAAACTCGTCTTGTAAGTCAAGGACATCAAAAATAAAGTGCCCGGAGACTTCCTCTTTAGACTTACCTAACATTTTTAACGCCATATCATTAATAATCCGTATACGACCCCGCCGATCTGTCGCAATGACGCCGTCACTCATATGGGTAATGACCGAGTCCAAACGCCGCTTCTCACTCTCTGTATTGGCCTGTGCTTCTTGAACACGCTTTGACAAGTTGTTAAACGCGAGTGCCAGTTCACCAATTTCATCATTCCCATAGATTTTAACACGCTGGGTATAGTTCCCTTTAGACATCTCGACCGTTTGATTACGCATATCAGTAATCGGTCGGGTAATGGTACGCGCAATAAAGAAACCGAGAATGACTGTTATAATCAATGATATGCCTGTACCTACAATAAAGATTTGGTTAATATTGCTTAATTGGTCGTACACTTGATTAATGTTTGACTCAATGTAAATGTCACCAATCAAACCTTTCGCCGTGGTCACAGGGACGTTTTTCAACCATACACGCTGTTTACCTTCACCATAATCTTTCAACACCGTATCTGAATTTTCTTGTCCTAGCGAGAGTGCTTTTTGAATGGAATTTTCATTGGCTTTTTGGTTGATCATCGTTCGATTCGATTGCTTTGAAGTCGCAATAATAATTTGATCTTTATCGATAAAACGAATTTCAATCATTTCATTTCGATTCGCATATTCATTTAATAAATTTTGAATATCTTTTTGCGTATTACCTGAATCATTATCATCTGCGTATATTTTTTCAATACCTAACTCAATTTGTTTCGCATTTTGAGAGATGTTTGTCTTAAACGTCTCCGTCATTTCCTTTTCGAGACTATTGGTAAAGTACAAGCCAATAATTTGCATCCCGATAATAATCAACAAGACATATACAATGACGAGTTTTGTGTGAAGAGATTGAAATTGTTTTAACCACTTCATATCGGCCATCCTCTATTCATGTTGTTGCAGGAAATACCCTACACCTCGACGCGTCACAATGTAGTCTGGGTGAGACGGATCATCTTCAATTTTTTCACGCAAGCGACGAATCGTTACGTCTACTGTACGTACATCACCAAAATAATCATATCCCCAGACAGTTTGAAGTAAATGTTCACGCGTCATGACTTGTCCCATATGTTTCGATAAATAATGAAACAACTCAAATTCACGATGTGTCAAATCAATGTCTTCCCCGCGTTTTTTGATTGAGTAGGCATCTGGATAAATCACAATATCTTTAATTGCGATTTCATTTGTTTGCATATGATTTTCTTGGCTTGGTTGCGTATAGTGACGACGCAAGTTCGCTTTCACACGTGCAATCAACTCACGCGTACTAAACGGTTTTGTCACATAATCATCCGCACCCAGTTCAAGACCAAGCACTTTATCAATCTCAGAATCTTTGGCAGTCAGCATAATAATCGGCATTTCAAATTTTTTACGTACTTCACGGCAGACTTCCATTCCGTCTTGTCCAGGCAGCATAATGTCGAGTAATACAATGTCCGGTTCTTTTTCATAAATTAAATCTACCGCGTCATTGCCATCGTATGCGACAAACACTTCATACCCTTCCTTTTTTAAATTAAATTCCAATATATCTGCAATTGGTTTTTCATCATCGACTACGACTACTTTTCTTGCCATACTAATGACCCCATTTCTTAAATAAGTACATAATACGGTGCGAACTGGCACAATCCTATATCCTATAATGTATCACTAAAATTAGGCAAATTCTATCTATTTATCTTTATTTCCATAGGGTGGAACCCGTCGTACAATGGATGGTTACTTATCATGTGTGTCATTGTCATGAATCAATGAAAGTAAAGTAGCACAACATAATGGGGCGGAGGTAAGAAGGCAAAATTAATTTCGCGTAGAAATATAAAAAAATCCCTTTACATGTCTACGCTCATCGGCATGTAAAGGGATGACTAAAAGCTAGTGAATGTCGTGTTTACCACCAGAAACAAAAATTGCGAGTAACTGTTTAATGAAAGCAATGATTAATTTGAACATTGAAAACACCTCCTCTTGTCAATTTCAGTATAATCCTTACATTTCAAAATGGCGTTGCTTTGCTTACTTCATCATTATCATGCGTAAGCGTTAAAAGAAGATGACTGACCTTTCATTAAGGCAATCCTAACTGTTTAATATAGCGATTCGTCTGCTTGATAAAACGCAACGCAATGTATAAAGCCCCTCCGCATGCCGATATGTATCAGGCATGCAAAGGGGTGTCATTAAAGACTATTTAAAAGACATATGCTGTCTTATTTTTGAGCTGGTTTGTTACCAGAAACGAAAAGTGAGATTAAAGTTTTTACACCATCAATGATTGTGTATACCAATGAAAACACCTCCTCTCTTCACCCTTAGTATAACGTCTGCACTTAAAAAATGAGGATTTTTGCCCAAGTCAAATTTATAGTTCGCAATTGTTAAATATTTTCTTTCTATTTTCATCTAGGCATCACAAGTGTCTGAATTTTGAGTATTAAAAGAAAATAGCTTCAAACTTAAATATTAAGATACATTCTATACCGCAATCGTATGCATCCGCTGTTGTTAGAATGCTTTGTTCGGTTGCGGTTTTCCATTAAATGGTTTTGAGAGACTGAATGTGCGTAGGGTCATGCGCGTCATCATATCATGGCTATAAAAACCGTCAGACGTTAAGATCATAAAAATGAAAACACGTTTTTGTTTTTACATGCTATGTTTCCGAAGCCGGATGATTCATTAAATGATTATTAAACAACCTCCTATCCGGGCTTCCTTTGTTTTCTATTTTAAGTGCGTCGCTGTGAACATCCTCTAACCTGATGATGAAAGCAAGTCATCCGTCCATTAACTGTGTTACTCGTACCGGATGCAAAGAAAAAAGTCATTAAAATTCATATTACTGAATTTTAATGACTTTTACTGTTGGTTAGACCAAGAATGGGATTCTTGGGCCGCTATAGCGGTCCCGACGGGAATCGAACCCGCGATCTCCTGCGTGACAGGCAGGCGTGTTAAACCGCTCCACTACGGGACCATATTCATGGTGACTCCTACGGGACTCGAACCCGTGTTACCGCCGTGAAAGGGCGGTGTCTTAACCGCTTGACCAAGGAGCCGTTCTCAAACACAAGATTGATTATAGCACCCCCAAACAGGTTGACAAGATTTTTTTGAAAATTTTTTGTATAATTTTTCATAGAAAGCTTTTAGGAGGAACGTTTATGGAATTTCAAGAAGCGCCCACGGTCTCTTACAAACGAGAAAAGCCTAAAAAAACACGTCAATTTTTTAAACGGTTTTTCTTCATCACTTTAGGCGCAGTGCTTATGGGCGTAGCACTGGAACTATTTTTAGTACCGAATCATTTACTTGATGGTGGCATTGTTGGTATTTCAATTATTCTTTCTCATTTAACTGGGTTTAAGCTAGGGGTTTTTATTTTCATTCTGAACTTGCCCTTTTTCTTCTTAGGTTATAAACAAATTGGTAAAACTTTTGCGATTTCAACAATATATGCCATTTTTATTCTCTCCTTTGTCACAATCATTTTACATCCTGTTGATCCAGTGATTCATGACAAATTTTTAGTCACTATTTTTGGGGGTGCCATTCTTGGTATTGGTGTCGGTACGGTCTTGCGCTATGGAGGGTCATTAGACGGGACAGAAATCTTATCCATCCTTGTCCACTCAAAATTACCTTTTTCAGTCGGCGAAATCGTTATGTTTATTAATTTTTTCATTTTTGGTATTGCTGGCTTTGTTTTCACTTGGGATAGTGCTTTGTTTAGTGTCATTGCCTATTTTATCGCTTCTAAAATGATTGATACGGTATTGCTTGGCTTTGACGAATCAAAAGCCGTTTGGGTCATTAGCGATGCCTATAAAGATATTGGGGAAGCCATCAATTCTCGTCTCGGTCGTGGTGTCACTTATTTAAAAGGTGAGGGCGCATATACCGGGGAAGATAAGCGTGTTATTTTCTGCGTGATTACGCGTCTTGAAGAAGCCAAATTAAAAGACATTGTCATGGAAATCGATGCAAGTGCGTTTCTTTCTATCGGTAATGTTTCGGAAGTTCGTGGAGGAAACCATCGCAAGCGCGACATTCATTAAAACGTTAATGCACTTCATCTTGAATAGCAAAAAAAGCAGTCGAAGTTGAATGCTCGACTGCTTTTTATTTTAGGAACGTCACGAACATCTCAACATGTGTGTGCGCTCATTTATAGGTCAGTCTTCCGGTAGTGTTGCCGTTAGACTTACCGCACTGAAGTGTTTACCATAATTTCTCAACAATATTCGTCTGATTACGATCTGGACCTACTGAGAAGATTGAAATATGAACATGACATAATTCAGAAATGCGCTTTAGGTAACGACGTGCATTTACCGGTAACTCGTCTAAAGTTCTTACACCCGTAATATCTTCCGTCCAACCCGGTAACGTTTCAAAAATCGGTTTACAACGTTTTAAATTATTTAAGTTCGCTGGGTATTCCGTGATTTCCTTACCATCTAGCTCATATGCCGTACAAATCTTCACTTCGTCCAATCCTGTTAAAACATCGATTGAATTGATAGATAAGTCTGTGATACCACTCACACGTCGAGAATGACGCAATACAACAGAATCAAACCAACCTACGCGACGTGGACGTCCAGTTGTCGTACCATACTCACGCCCTACTTCACGGATATGGTGACCTTTCTCATCAAACAATTCTGTTGGGAATGGGCCATCACCTACTCGCGATGTATATGCCTTACATACACCAACCACTTTTGATACATTTGTTGGACCTACACCAGCCCCGACAGTCACATTCCCAGCAACAGGATTACTTGATGTCACGAACGGATATGTTCCATGATCAATATCTAACATAACGCCTTGTGCACCTTCGAATAAAACGCGTTCTTCGGCTACAAATGCATCATCTAACACCTTAGCTGTATCCGTCACATAAGGTGCCAAACGCTGTCCAGCTGCATAATACGTTTCAAAAATCTCATCGAATGACGGTGCCGTTTGATTGAACATGCCTTGGAAGTAGTCATTTTTATATGCTAAGTTTTCTTTTAATCGTTGTTCGAAAACTTCTTTATCCAATAAATCAGCCATGCGAATTCCTATTCTTTGTGCTTTATCTACGTAAGCTGGGCCAATACCTTTTTTCGTCGTACCGATTTTATTATCACCACGACGCGCTTCTTCAAGTTCATCTTGTTGA from Staphylococcus lutrae encodes:
- a CDS encoding adenylosuccinate synthase, with protein sequence MSSIVVVGTQWGDEGKGKITDFLAEQADVITRFSGGNNAGHTIKFDGETYKLHLVPSGIFYKDKLAVIGNGVVVDPVALLKELDGLNERGITTDNLRISNRAHVILPYHIQQDELEEARRGDNKIGTTKKGIGPAYVDKAQRIGIRMADLLDKEVFEQRLKENLAYKNDYFQGMFNQTAPSFDEIFETYYAAGQRLAPYVTDTAKVLDDAFVAEERVLFEGAQGVMLDIDHGTYPFVTSSNPVAGNVTVGAGVGPTNVSKVVGVCKAYTSRVGDGPFPTELFDEKGHHIREVGREYGTTTGRPRRVGWFDSVVLRHSRRVSGITDLSINSIDVLTGLDEVKICTAYELDGKEITEYPANLNNLKRCKPIFETLPGWTEDITGVRTLDELPVNARRYLKRISELCHVHISIFSVGPDRNQTNIVEKLW
- a CDS encoding YitT family protein, whose amino-acid sequence is MEFQEAPTVSYKREKPKKTRQFFKRFFFITLGAVLMGVALELFLVPNHLLDGGIVGISIILSHLTGFKLGVFIFILNLPFFFLGYKQIGKTFAISTIYAIFILSFVTIILHPVDPVIHDKFLVTIFGGAILGIGVGTVLRYGGSLDGTEILSILVHSKLPFSVGEIVMFINFFIFGIAGFVFTWDSALFSVIAYFIASKMIDTVLLGFDESKAVWVISDAYKDIGEAINSRLGRGVTYLKGEGAYTGEDKRVIFCVITRLEEAKLKDIVMEIDASAFLSIGNVSEVRGGNHRKRDIH
- the walK gene encoding cell wall metabolism sensor histidine kinase WalK encodes the protein MKWLKQFQSLHTKLVIVYVLLIIIGMQIIGLYFTNSLEKEMTETFKTNISQNAKQIELGIEKIYADDNDSGNTQKDIQNLLNEYANRNEMIEIRFIDKDQIIIATSKQSNRTMINQKANENSIQKALSLGQENSDTVLKDYGEGKQRVWLKNVPVTTAKGLIGDIYIESNINQVYDQLSNINQIFIVGTGISLIITVILGFFIARTITRPITDMRNQTVEMSKGNYTQRVKIYGNDEIGELALAFNNLSKRVQEAQANTESEKRRLDSVITHMSDGVIATDRRGRIRIINDMALKMLGKSKEEVSGHFIFDVLDLQDEFSLEELNENNESVLLDINEEEGIIARVNFSTIVQATGFVTGYIAVLHDVTEQQQIERERREFVANVSHELRTPLTSMNSYIEALEEGAWRDESIAPQFLTVTREETERMIRLVNDLLHLSKMDNKSEPITKEIIDFNMFINKMINRHEMAAKDTIFVRDIPRETIFTEVDPDKMTQVFDNVITNAMKYSRGEKRVEFHVKHNPVHSRLTIRIKDNGIGIPINQVSKIFDRFFRVDKARTRKMGGTGLGLAISKEIVEAHHGRIWANSVEGQGTAIFITLPCEKIEEGDWDAN
- a CDS encoding YycH family regulatory protein; its protein translation is MRTRELIKSIILALLVLLSIVLTVMIWNFSPDLTDADSTHTKEDTEAIGTRYDKSLNQVITPLQLVEVDNEHIKGKPAGKEVNVMMTAFQKHRITEVEDIQNDEVVLLRHLSNHFLVLDYPTDIPLSMYLNDVIEMPAKVPTNFNFDRLILDLDNTQHIVLYAMQSNHQRAIKLVTNLSAQNIQERIQKMKGFEPYTDIVTNRRAINKATYLYTLKKSKDLKSYRTIFNRINVEDLNAILFDNTPIVRTTNSGNTTYNNNTGVVNYNANRETYDYTNLSEDEHSTRNMNVSLPRAFDFINKHGGFTDDFRLFRADRDQGELTYQMFLNGRPIFYPNQLNEIRVIWGERGLYEYSRGLLKTNVTIDNGEKPEALPDAEEVRAALASQSTLDFSKVSQMVVGYRMSPLKGEEETIEIQEGSQFIPTWYVKYDNEWYEYDDGELKQA
- the yycF gene encoding response regulator YycF gives rise to the protein MARKVVVVDDEKPIADILEFNLKKEGYEVFVAYDGNDAVDLIYEKEPDIVLLDIMLPGQDGMEVCREVRKKFEMPIIMLTAKDSEIDKVLGLELGADDYVTKPFSTRELIARVKANLRRHYTQPSQENHMQTNEIAIKDIVIYPDAYSIKKRGEDIDLTHREFELFHYLSKHMGQVMTREHLLQTVWGYDYFGDVRTVDVTIRRLREKIEDDPSHPDYIVTRRGVGYFLQQHE